One Acidobacteriota bacterium DNA segment encodes these proteins:
- a CDS encoding crotonase/enoyl-CoA hydratase family protein, translating to MTVRYEREDKVAIITIDRPQRRNAIDYETARELRDAWRRFFDDDTVAVAILAGAGGTFCAGADLKSFDLTDHEDGWLGFTRLDSPKPTIAAIEGYCVAGGLELALWCDLRVAADTAKFGCYERRWEVPLIDGGTQRLSRIVGLGRALDILLTGRTVLADEALAIGLINRVTPVGEALENATALASLIAAYPQDTVRSDRRAMLDGIGLTLADGLERETHLGRQVMDVARSGAKRFESGRGREGAGVPGGET from the coding sequence ATGACAGTTCGATACGAACGCGAAGACAAAGTCGCAATCATCACGATTGATCGCCCGCAGCGACGCAACGCCATTGACTACGAGACCGCTCGCGAGCTACGGGACGCATGGCGCCGATTCTTTGATGACGACACCGTGGCAGTCGCGATCCTTGCCGGGGCGGGTGGAACTTTCTGCGCCGGCGCCGACCTAAAATCGTTCGATCTCACAGATCACGAAGACGGCTGGCTCGGGTTCACCCGTCTCGACTCCCCAAAACCGACGATCGCAGCGATCGAGGGATACTGTGTCGCCGGCGGACTCGAACTCGCCCTGTGGTGCGACCTACGTGTCGCCGCTGACACCGCAAAGTTCGGATGTTACGAACGTCGTTGGGAAGTGCCCCTCATCGACGGCGGTACACAACGACTGTCGCGGATAGTCGGCCTTGGCCGCGCACTCGACATTTTGCTGACGGGGCGCACGGTCTTGGCCGACGAAGCTCTTGCCATCGGTCTCATCAACAGAGTTACCCCCGTCGGGGAGGCCTTGGAAAACGCTACAGCCCTCGCAAGCCTAATCGCGGCCTACCCACAGGACACCGTTCGCAGCGACCGCCGGGCCATGCTCGATGGTATCGGATTGACCCTCGCCGACGGACTCGAACGAGAAACACATCTCGGACGCCAAGTCATGGACGTCGCTCGTTCAGGGGCAAAACGGTTCGAATCCGGTCGTGGACGCGAGGGTGCCGGTGTTCCCGGAGGGGAGACATAG
- a CDS encoding M23 family metallopeptidase: MRVTVILLVFSIGIGGPPTCGQQMPVPGGSILRSFEPLGRFGGHWGVDIAAPVGSTVQAILPGTVSFSGTVAGVMSVTIAHGRGLKTSYSYLNGKSVSVGERIPAGAAIGVSGVDHGVGALHLSLRRFGQYVDPMFALSCGTRSAVHPFLAPEQP; the protein is encoded by the coding sequence GTGCGGGTAACAGTCATTTTGTTGGTATTTTCCATCGGTATCGGGGGGCCGCCGACCTGTGGGCAACAGATGCCCGTACCCGGTGGCAGCATTTTGCGATCTTTCGAACCGTTGGGCAGGTTTGGTGGCCATTGGGGTGTCGACATCGCCGCCCCTGTTGGCAGCACCGTGCAGGCGATCTTGCCTGGCACTGTGTCGTTCTCGGGGACTGTCGCCGGCGTGATGTCCGTTACGATCGCCCATGGTCGCGGGCTGAAAACTTCATACTCGTACCTGAATGGGAAGTCAGTGTCGGTTGGCGAGCGGATACCGGCGGGCGCAGCGATCGGCGTCTCCGGCGTTGACCATGGAGTGGGTGCACTTCATCTGTCGCTTCGACGGTTCGGACAATATGTCGACCCGATGTTCGCTTTGTCATGCGGAACACGCTCGGCCGTACACCCGTTTCTGGCTCCCGAGCAACCGTGA
- the nadD gene encoding nicotinate (nicotinamide) nucleotide adenylyltransferase — MQRGILGGTFDPPHLVHMFAGEAAYRDLGLDFVTYVPNGSPWQKAGRSVSPSQHRWQMTKLAVAGVPYFEASDVEINRPGWTYTIDTLEEFGEGDDVTLILGADAARSLPSWNRADDVRARVRIAIVPRPSDDRRDVDAALDGWDCVWLDTPAVYLSGTMLRKRGREGRSLRFLVREAVWEYIQEHQVYNDGA, encoded by the coding sequence GTGCAACGCGGAATCCTTGGGGGAACATTCGACCCACCGCATCTCGTCCACATGTTTGCGGGCGAAGCGGCGTATCGCGACCTTGGTCTCGATTTCGTCACGTATGTCCCCAACGGCTCACCGTGGCAAAAGGCAGGGCGCTCCGTGTCCCCTTCGCAACACAGGTGGCAGATGACAAAGCTCGCCGTGGCTGGTGTTCCATATTTCGAGGCGTCCGATGTCGAGATAAACCGTCCGGGATGGACCTACACGATTGACACCCTCGAAGAGTTCGGCGAAGGCGACGACGTGACATTGATTTTGGGTGCTGACGCAGCTCGGAGCCTGCCGTCTTGGAACCGCGCCGACGACGTTCGTGCTCGTGTGCGCATCGCGATCGTGCCCCGGCCAAGCGATGACCGCCGCGACGTCGATGCTGCACTAGACGGTTGGGATTGTGTGTGGCTTGACACGCCCGCGGTGTATCTATCAGGGACGATGTTGCGCAAGCGTGGTCGCGAGGGCAGAAGTCTACGATTCCTGGTTCGCGAAGCCGTCTGGGAATATATCCAAGAACACCAGGTCTACAACGATGGTGCGTAG
- a CDS encoding LCP family protein: MVRSRGAARGVGWTLVLIVAFVAAAFPWLQDRWDQWSTTLQDEATQVSPFSGVAAPDGKSESILIIVEDQQGAVASMVLGSLSESGTPVFAIIPNSIFTLLPGYGEFKILETTLFEDEQLARVTVENMLGARIDRVLALGPGDISAALHTDIDVELSTELAVRDESGAVRVVFDSGRQILDGDQVETLMFVRGESDLLDWTERQSSAWTAILTAIQQRPNIADLLAPTSPSADLLKAIAKGPRVVLVPAQPVSPGSEGEGFVLSGSAAEDFVVSRIPSLKLFDGSRPRVELLNGNGGIQSTRSIAEALIRAGFRIVRTDNATNFDFEHTLVVAQGRGAKQVAEVAARVISVDEVLIELDTPSGVIDISIIVGKDINSGEV, encoded by the coding sequence ATGGTGCGTAGTCGGGGCGCCGCTCGGGGTGTTGGCTGGACTCTTGTGCTGATTGTTGCGTTTGTCGCGGCTGCGTTTCCTTGGTTGCAAGACCGGTGGGACCAGTGGTCGACGACCCTTCAGGACGAAGCCACGCAGGTGTCACCCTTTTCTGGCGTTGCGGCGCCGGACGGTAAGTCTGAGTCGATTCTCATCATCGTCGAAGATCAGCAGGGTGCGGTGGCTTCGATGGTCTTGGGGTCGCTGTCCGAGAGTGGCACGCCCGTGTTTGCGATTATCCCGAACTCAATCTTCACTCTGTTGCCCGGATACGGCGAGTTCAAAATACTTGAGACGACGTTGTTCGAGGACGAGCAGTTGGCGCGGGTGACAGTCGAAAACATGCTCGGAGCCCGTATCGACCGGGTACTTGCCCTCGGGCCGGGTGACATTTCGGCTGCGTTGCACACCGATATTGATGTTGAGCTTTCGACAGAGTTGGCCGTGCGCGATGAGTCTGGCGCAGTGCGTGTGGTGTTCGATTCAGGACGCCAGATACTTGACGGAGATCAGGTCGAAACGCTCATGTTCGTCCGCGGTGAGAGCGATCTTCTCGACTGGACCGAACGCCAGAGCAGCGCCTGGACAGCGATCCTTACCGCGATCCAACAGCGTCCCAACATTGCTGACCTGCTCGCGCCGACGAGTCCCAGCGCAGACTTGCTCAAGGCGATCGCTAAGGGTCCGAGAGTGGTTCTTGTCCCTGCACAACCGGTGTCGCCCGGGTCCGAAGGTGAAGGATTCGTGCTGAGTGGCTCCGCCGCTGAAGATTTTGTCGTGTCGAGAATCCCGTCATTGAAACTGTTCGACGGCAGTCGGCCTCGTGTTGAGCTCCTCAACGGCAACGGTGGCATCCAGTCGACTAGATCGATTGCAGAGGCGCTGATCCGTGCTGGTTTCAGAATCGTGCGGACAGACAACGCTACCAATTTCGACTTTGAACACACGCTCGTTGTAGCACAGGGGCGGGGGGCAAAGCAGGTCGCCGAGGTGGCCGCACGCGTGATTTCGGTCGACGAGGTCCTCATCGAACTCGACACTCCGTCCGGTGTCATCGACATCAGTATTATTGTGGGTAAGGACATCAATTCTGGAGAGGTTTAA
- the rsfS gene encoding ribosome silencing factor has translation MSAHRESVRAAQIAAAAVLDKKGLNPAMLDMSELMPVIDIFLVATGTSTRHVKTLAQEIEYQLREQMDYRPVRREGLDAARWVLLDYGDIVIHVFDEETRAYYNLERLWADAPLIEVGQIAQEA, from the coding sequence ATTAGCGCACATCGAGAATCCGTCCGGGCCGCGCAAATCGCTGCAGCAGCGGTACTGGACAAGAAAGGTCTCAACCCCGCCATGTTGGACATGTCCGAGCTGATGCCCGTCATCGATATTTTTTTGGTGGCCACGGGGACATCGACGCGGCACGTCAAGACGCTGGCGCAAGAGATTGAGTATCAACTCAGGGAGCAGATGGACTATCGGCCGGTCCGCAGGGAGGGCCTCGACGCTGCACGATGGGTGTTGCTCGACTACGGCGATATCGTCATCCACGTATTTGATGAGGAGACGAGGGCGTACTACAACCTGGAGCGCCTCTGGGCCGACGCGCCGCTCATTGAGGTTGGACAGATCGCCCAGGAAGCCTGA
- a CDS encoding NAD(P)-dependent alcohol dehydrogenase produces the protein MKAAVRTRYGPPEIVRVEELDKPSPGDDELLIKVHAITVNRTDCGYRGGTPFLIRFFSGFRRPKATVLGNEFAGEVVAVGTDVTAFSLADRVCGYCEGTFGAHAEYMTVRAGRLIARIPTTSTFEKAAPSTEGSHYALNMLRSAKVRKGQAVLIYGATGAIGSAAVQIAKSLGADVTAVCGTAHVDLVGRLGADRVVDYQTTDFTQDDQKYDLVLDAVGKSSFRRCRRLLKPRGIYISSDVGILWHGPILALLTPLFRGRKLVFPIPRRDPEAVEYLKRLIESGEFKPVIDRRYPLDQIVEAYHYVESGQKIGNVVITV, from the coding sequence ATGAAGGCAGCAGTTCGCACCAGATACGGCCCACCGGAAATCGTGCGGGTCGAGGAACTCGATAAACCGTCACCCGGAGATGACGAACTCCTGATCAAGGTTCATGCAATTACGGTCAATCGAACCGACTGCGGTTACCGCGGCGGCACGCCTTTCCTCATCAGGTTTTTCAGCGGATTCCGTCGACCGAAGGCCACCGTCCTAGGGAACGAATTTGCTGGAGAAGTTGTGGCGGTCGGCACTGACGTAACGGCTTTTAGCTTGGCTGACAGAGTGTGTGGCTACTGCGAGGGGACATTCGGGGCTCATGCTGAATACATGACGGTCCGGGCCGGGCGGCTGATCGCACGCATCCCCACAACCTCGACGTTCGAGAAGGCCGCTCCGAGCACCGAAGGCTCCCACTACGCGTTGAACATGCTGAGGAGCGCAAAGGTTCGGAAGGGGCAGGCCGTGCTGATTTATGGCGCAACCGGAGCGATCGGCTCGGCGGCGGTCCAGATCGCCAAAAGCCTCGGAGCCGACGTGACTGCGGTCTGCGGCACCGCCCACGTAGACCTCGTCGGAAGGTTGGGGGCAGACAGGGTCGTCGACTACCAGACCACGGATTTCACCCAGGATGACCAGAAGTACGACCTGGTTCTCGATGCGGTCGGGAAGAGCTCCTTCCGACGCTGCCGCCGGCTGCTGAAGCCTCGCGGAATATACATCTCATCGGATGTCGGCATCCTCTGGCACGGACCGATCCTGGCGCTCCTTACGCCGCTGTTTCGGGGGAGAAAACTTGTGTTCCCGATACCCCGTCGTGACCCCGAGGCCGTCGAATATCTCAAACGGCTCATCGAATCGGGAGAGTTCAAGCCGGTGATTGACAGGCGGTATCCGTTGGATCAGATCGTTGAGGCGTATCACTATGTGGAGTCGGGCCAGAAGATCGGCAACGTGGTAATCACCGTCTAG